Below is a genomic region from Henckelia pumila isolate YLH828 chromosome 3, ASM3356847v2, whole genome shotgun sequence.
GGACAGGGTGGCTCGGGTAATTACCGTCTCAGATGGCGCTGGCTAAGATATTTCAACAATGACAGGGACAGGCGAGATCTGATCACATGTGGTTCCTCATCCGGAGTATGTGCTGCTTTCCGAGCCCCAGTAGGTGGTGTTCTCTTCGCTCTTGAAGAGGTGGCAACATGGTGGAGAAGTGCTCTTCTTTGGAGAACATTTTTCAGTACAGCAGTTGTGGTTGTAGTTCTGAGGGCATTCATCGAATACTGCAAATCAGGGAACTGTGGATTATTTGGGAAAGGTGGCTTGATCATGTTTGATGTGAGTGGCGTTTCAGTGCGATATCATGCGGTCGACCTTGTTCCTGTGGCTGTAATAGGAGTGATTGGAGGCATTTTGGGAAGCCTATACAACTACGTTCTCCACCAGGTCCTCAAGGTCTACAATGTCATAAATAAGTAAGAACTAAGAACCTATTTTTTTAAATGCTACCTGCTATCTTTTTTGTGAATTTTATCCAGACTTCAATATGGTAAATTCAGTGGATGACACAAATCAGGCAGTTGATCTGTTGCTCGTCTCGGTTTCATAGTactacataaattttttaatgacAACCGCGTCACTCCCCAAAGAGAAAATTCTAGTTTTCTCGTTGGTTCTGATATCCAATTACCTGTTTTATGGTTATTTTGCAGGAAGGGGAAATTGCATAAACTACTACTTAGTCTCAGTGTCTCAATTTTTACTTCAGTATGCATGTATGGACTTCCTTTTTTTGCAAACTGTCGACCTTGTGATTCCTCCATTGTGGATTCTTCCTGTCCTACAACTGGAGGGACAGGAAACTTTAAGCAATTCAACTGCCCAAAAGGATACTATAATGACCTAGCTACTCTTCTCTTAACCACAAACGATGATGCTGTCCGCAGCCTTTTCTCCATAAACACTCCAACAGAATTCCATATCTCTTCCCTCATTATCTACTTTGCTCTGTATTGCATTTTGGGACTTATCACCTTTGGCATTGCCGTTCCATCAGGCCTCTTCCTCCCTATTATTTTAATGGGCGCGGCTTACGGTCGCATACTTGGCGTTGCCATGGGAACATATACAGATATAGATCAGGGGCTTTATGCCGTTCTTGGGGCAGCTTCCCTTATGGCTGGTTCGATGAGAATGACTGTCTCCCTTTGTGTCATATTTCTCGAGCTCACCAACAACCTTCTTTTGCTACCCATTACAATGTTAGTTCTCCTAATTGCTAAAACAGTGGGTGATTGCTTCAACCCAAGCATCTATGaaataatattagaattaaaagaGCTGCCTTTCTTGGACGCAAATCCTGAGCCGTGGATGAGAAACATTACCGTCGGTGAGCTCATTGACGCTAAGCCGCCCGTGATTACCCTGAGTGGAATCGAGAAGGTCGGTCGTATAGTGGAAATCCTGAGAAATACCACATATAATGGTTTCCCGGTTATGGACACAGTTATGGTTCCACCGATAATGGGTGCACAAAATGGGACTGCTGAACTGCATGGACTCGTCCTAAGAGCTCATCTTATGTTAGTGCTGAAGAAGAAGTATTTCCTGCAAGAGAGACGACGGATAGAGGAATGGGAAGTGAGAAATAAATTTACCTCAATTGATTTAGCTGAAACTTGGGGTAATATTGAAGAGGTGGCACTGACAAATGATGAAATGGAGATGTATGTTGACTTGCACCCCTTGACCAACACAACCCCCTTCACTGTAATTGAGAGCATGTCAGTGGCGAAAGCAATGGTGCTTTTTCGGCAGGTGGGGCTTCGTCACTTGCTCATTCTCCCTAAGTTTCAAGCAGCTGGGGTAAGTTCAAGATACACTATTGTTGTTATTGAAGaattatatacattttttttttggttttgcaTAGGAAAGAAACTAtctattttttggaaaaaaaagaaaaaaaaaagtcgaTGCAGAAAACAGATGATAGACTTACTTGCTGAATGTGACACGAGTTGTTGTATACATTTTACAGGTGTCTCCCGTGATTGGAATTTTGACAAGGCAAGACTTGAGAGCCCATAATATTTTGAGTGCCTTCCCTCatctggaaaagtccaaggaaaGTAAAAAGGGCCACTGATGTCCTCCCTACAAGAGAGTGTCACTATCTAGAAATACTACACTTTTCTTAATATTTTCCCACGTTTGTTGAACAGATCATTCTTTGTCCAGATCCAAAAGAATATAGTAAAGAATATTTATTGTATTAGAATATCATCTCGAGCATAAATCAATTCATGATACATGGCATATCGTTGAACTCATTCATTTAGCAAGGAATACTCGATTCATGGAGGAGTAACGGACAACAGCAAACTGATATCCTTTGTCCATTCATAGTTTAAAGTAAGATATCACACGAGAACTTTGTCAACAAGTATGCTTGTCACAGCATATAGATGTCCAAGTGCGCATCTCAACCACGTATTTTCTTTTTCCTGGTTTTCTTTCGGTTCACATTTTCTCCCGCGCCTCTTTTGAACACAGCCAGGATTTCAATACTGCATCCATAAAAAGGCCGTACTTTAGAGTAGCAGAAAGTAATACAGATCAAAAGCATGCGTCAGCAGCCTATGCATCGAAAACTTACAATACCCTTCTTGAGTGCAATTATTTGCTCAAGTATGATTCAATACTTAGAACATCCACATGTAGTAAGACAGGGGAACTGTGTAAATCTGATAGATCCAGAACGATAAACACACCCTCATATAGAGACCCCAACTACTCGCATCCTGTTTCTTTTACTTTCTAGGTTTTTTTTCTTGGAATAGAAGAAGATAGATGGCATATGGTGCAAATGTATTTTTTTCATGTTCTATTAGCATTAGTCACTTTCTAATCAAAGAATAGATATTTATAACATCACAGTTCTCAAATCAATTCACAAATCCAGATCGGATAAGTTCTTCGTCAAGGCTCATGCACTCAAGATCAATTCATAACAGTGACTCATTCAGAAATAAAATCACACAACATATTTAGGAAACCAGTCTTACGAATACATGTGAACATGTAAATTTAGCAACCACAGGCACCAGCTAAAGGTTGGTTTTCACATAGGTCAAGGAGGAGAAGTTAAAAGTGAATGTTGTGTGGGAGAGAGAGAGACCTTTGTGTTCCAGGGAAAAAGTTGAAACCATGGGCTTTCTTCAAATGCCATGCCTTGGTAGATAGCAGTGACATGCAATCCTGATAACAAATGAAGGGGTATGAGATTACTATAAGTGGCAATCTGccaaaacacaaataaaagaGCTGAAggcaaaaaaacaaaatcaaaagaaaaagaaaaaggtaaaaacatatttcaaaacttTGTTAATGGTGGGAAGATCTTAGATAGGATACTATACCTCTTTGAAACTATCCCATCCACAGCTTATATAAATAAGAGTTTCTGGTAATGACTGCCTCTCTGCTTCCACTATCTGGCCAAGACTCTGCACTGAAGTTTCTCTCTCCCGTAGAACCCAAGGTCTTTTCTCATTTTTGACTTTTCTGGTGGAATTGAAATGGCAGAAAAAGGTGGGGTGCAAAGGGACAAGCTTTTAAAATTGCAAACCATGATGCTCAACTCACAGATTTCCAAATTCAAAACTGCTGTTAATAGCGAAGATTTCCCTGACAAGTATACCTCTCGCTAGTATTATTTTTGAGCTTCATGACTGACAGAGACTGCAATGCGCAGACCAGAGAAGAGTCCAACCCCTTCCGCGGAGGATCCACTATAACAACATCAGATCCCAAGAGCCAAGAAAGTGGTTCCTGACAAAATTGTGATAAATCCATTTGTTCATATGCACCGATTAATCATCACACAGAGCAGTTTTACCGAAGAAAGTGATTATCGCCATTTAATCGGTTTCCAAATTAATTTCAACCATATGTGTGCATGCGTATACGTAAGATGCCATAGTTCTCTGGATGTGAATAATGCAGTTATGATGAGAAAACTACACGTATTTTTGGCTTATATTAAGACAGAATGATAATAAGTCCGCAACGAACCTTGGAAGCATCGGCATGATGCCAGCTGATACTGCAGTCCATAGTTGTAGGTAACCGAGAAGCAGTCTTTTCAAATGATTGTTTAGATTCTTTGTTAACCTCCACACATTTTACCGAGCTGTTAATTACTACAAATTTAATCAGCACCTAATGAATCACGTGTTTTCAAACCAAAATTTCcaaataaaaatcactaatcCCACCTGCATTTCCTGGTGGCAGCCAAAGATAAACCAATGACACCAGCACCAGCATAAAGGTCAACTACTGATGCCCCCATACGAACATATTTTTGTAATCTATGAAGTAGAGCATCGAAAGCCTGCCAAATTGACGGACATTAAAGAGGTTATTCAACTTCAATAACGTATAAGTCACTGCTACACAACTGCAGACCAGTCTATCAGAAATCTGATTTAACTTTCCAGATAGCACGCAAATCCCAATCTGATGTTTCAAACAGAAAACTAACAAACGTCTCTACTCCAAATACATACTTGTGTATTTGCTTGTCCAAAACTTGAAGGGACCTGAGAAATATCAATTCCTCCAACATGCTCCCAGAACTCTTTTTCACCCAAAAGATGTCTCCATCTGTTGCCAAAAATAATCTGGAAAACCAGACGAGGACAAAAGTAACACAATGCAGAAAAGGATTCCATATTATGTACCACTTTCAGGTATTAACATACATCAATATGCTAATACAATAAAGATGTTTCTAAAACTGTTCTTTATATGTTTTGACAGAGTAAGTGACAAAACAGCACAAAAAGTTAAAGCCTAAAGGAAAAGCAAATGACAGAGAAGGAGCAAAGGGAATTGAAGGAACTGTGCATTCCTTTCAGTAAAGACAGGTTGGGAACCACGGCAGGGCTTGGATACAACTAAGATTTAAAAGATGGTGCAGTCTAAGTTTAAAAGACCACTCTTTCACATGACAAAGTACCCTTCAGTGGGTGATTCATGCCTTCTCGACCAGTATCTACAAATGCGATGTCAGATTGATAAAGACCAGTTTAGGTACCAATTGTCACCTCGATATGTATATCACATCTCAGCAgttccaaatttgcattttattcAAGATATTCAGTCCTCTAAGCATACTCAGGTCTATCACGAGTTTCTTCCTCCAGTTTCTTAagttcttaaaaaaaataaggtgATTAACAAGACATCTACATTATAAGTTGAAGCTTAAACAAATTACAAGCAAATAAAACCGCCTCGACCATATATATGTTTTGCGCAAGATGGTTCTCGACCCATTAACTCCACCATAACGGTGAAGTTGTTCATATGAAAGTGCACAAACTGTTCAACTAAAGTTTCTGAGCAGTATCCAAAAGAGACTTACATTATTTGTTGATGTCTGAAAGTTAGCCCACACAGAATGGATCAAATGAACTTTCTGCTTTGGCCCCCCTTTCATCCATAAATACTAGAAATTGGAATCTCACAACAATTACACATAATACAAAGGATGTCTAAAATCCAAAGAATGCCAGAAAAGTAACGGTCGCAATCTTACACTGGCCAGAGCATCTAACTTTTCAGAACTAGGTGATCTCTCGTCTCTCGAATTCCAAACCAACGCAACCTGCACCTTACCTGACATGATCCACAAAACTTAATAGCTGGATACTTGACCGCGCTACAATCTGCTTTAACTCTATCTACATACCATTTTTATATCTTTCACGAGATGGGAGAGATGTGTCATATGTGGTCACAGCCAGCTAAAGAAGGAAATAGACCACATAGTGAAAAGATATCAGCAAGCATACATCACTTAATTAGTTTTTTATTACTATTTTTTTCTGGCCTGGCGGCATGCACATTGAATTTTTAACTTGGATTTAGCTCGGAAATGAAACCCATTTTGCATTGATGAGAGGGAGGCCATCATATATCAATAAAATCACTAACCTGAACATATCTCAGCTGACCAGTTCCCTGATCTTCATCATATGGCTCAATATTCAACTCAAACATGGCTAAACGGAAATCAATATATGAAACACAAAGAGTGTCAGATATATAATGCCAAATAATATCTTCAGAATAACAACCTAACAAATTAAATTTCATGATACaacaattgaaaaaaaaacaacaaacctTTCTTCAGTAGGACCACAGCAATATTGATGCTTGGATGGTGAGCTACACATGACATGAATATTCACAACTATAAAACTAGAGAAATGCTTGTAGAAGCTATAAGAATAATAAGATTTgctaaaaaaaagaaacaataaaaatttgtgGACTCGAGACCTTTGCATTCAGGAATATCTACTACATTATGAGTGCCCTCTTCGTAAAGGCCAATAAAAGGTTTGGCTGATGTACCACGAACCGCAAGCTTTGCCCGGCATCTCCATCCCCACTAACGATTAACAAAGATAACTTCATAAAATTGAAAATTGGATGCCAGTGCATAAATAGAATGAAGGGTATCAGGATATGCAAGTACGTACAGTTCTACGACTCTCGAATGTGAAATCTGCGACACCCATGTTGTTGAAGAAGTCAGATGCCTCGCCGAGAATGGGTGGCTGGTGGAGATTGTACTCGTGAGTGCATCCCGAGCAGCTGCAAGATTCCAACATCAGTTAGATATATAAAAGCAACAATTTCGGTCTTATCCAATTCAGTAAAAAAGTCGAAAATAAGTACGATTCAAAGTGAGGACAGTGAAGAGCAGGAGAAGAGTATGGGAGAGGGTTTTGGCTAGGGTTCTGAGGATGTGACAGCGGCGGCGATGAAGATGCTCGAGCTGAGAAGCAGCGGCGGCGGTTGAAGAAAGTTGGGGAGAGTGAAGTAAGAAAAGGCGCGAGAGAGATGAGGCTCATGTCTGAATCTGAGCTTCGTTTTGTCTccgaaaatattatatatattttttatttttatttttttgactgtctttaatttgttttctttctttcttt
It encodes:
- the LOC140888662 gene encoding uncharacterized protein, translated to MSLISLAPFLTSLSPTFFNRRRCFSARASSSPPLSHPQNPSQNPLPYSSPALHCPHFESCSGCTHEYNLHQPPILGEASDFFNNMGVADFTFESRRTWGWRCRAKLAVRGTSAKPFIGLYEEGTHNVVDIPECKAHHPSINIAVVLLKKAMFELNIEPYDEDQGTGQLRYVQLAVTTYDTSLPSRERYKNGKVQVALVWNSRDERSPSSEKLDALASYLWMKGGPKQKVHLIHSVWANFQTSTNNIIFGNRWRHLLGEKEFWEHVGGIDISQVPSSFGQANTQAFDALLHRLQKYVRMGASVVDLYAGAGVIGLSLAATRKCSSVKCVEVNKESKQSFEKTASRLPTTMDCSISWHHADASKEPLSWLLGSDVVIVDPPRKGLDSSLVCALQSLSVMKLKNNTSERKVKNEKRPWVLRERETSVQSLGQIVEAERQSLPETLIYISCGWDSFKEDCMSLLSTKAWHLKKAHGFNFFPGTQSIEILAVFKRGAGENVNRKKTRKKKIRG
- the LOC140886090 gene encoding chloride channel protein CLC-b-like, which codes for MEENHKSAGAEETFIEKQEDDEEETDPESNPLRLPLLKRTRTLSSNPLAMVGAKVSHIESLDYEINENDLFKHDWRSRSKVQVLQYIFLKWLLAFLVGLLTGIVASLINLAVENIAGYKLLAVVKYIDQERYLMGFIYLAVANLILTSVAAVLCVCFAPTAAGPGIPEIKAYLNGVDTPNMFGATTLIVKIIGSIGAVAAGLDLGKEGPLVHIGTCIASLLGQGGSGNYRLRWRWLRYFNNDRDRRDLITCGSSSGVCAAFRAPVGGVLFALEEVATWWRSALLWRTFFSTAVVVVVLRAFIEYCKSGNCGLFGKGGLIMFDVSGVSVRYHAVDLVPVAVIGVIGGILGSLYNYVLHQVLKVYNVINKKGKLHKLLLSLSVSIFTSVCMYGLPFFANCRPCDSSIVDSSCPTTGGTGNFKQFNCPKGYYNDLATLLLTTNDDAVRSLFSINTPTEFHISSLIIYFALYCILGLITFGIAVPSGLFLPIILMGAAYGRILGVAMGTYTDIDQGLYAVLGAASLMAGSMRMTVSLCVIFLELTNNLLLLPITMLVLLIAKTVGDCFNPSIYEIILELKELPFLDANPEPWMRNITVGELIDAKPPVITLSGIEKVGRIVEILRNTTYNGFPVMDTVMVPPIMGAQNGTAELHGLVLRAHLMLVLKKKYFLQERRRIEEWEVRNKFTSIDLAETWGNIEEVALTNDEMEMYVDLHPLTNTTPFTVIESMSVAKAMVLFRQVGLRHLLILPKFQAAGVSPVIGILTRQDLRAHNILSAFPHLEKSKESKKGH